Proteins from a single region of Abyssalbus ytuae:
- the galK gene encoding galactokinase, with protein MKNSRINEKEIQYLFNVSESDVIVESPGRINLIGEHIDYNGGFVLPAAIDKKITFFFKKNDSDSVCNIQSVNYNSAFQLNLNSLNKSENSWENYILGVLFGISQLKPNHLKGFDCIIQSELPIGSGISSSAALECGMAKGISNLFNLQLTDIEIIKLSRDAEHSFVGTKCGIMDQFAVTKGVENNFILLDCDTLEYDLIETDLEPYTILLLNTNVSHNLATSSYNKRREECDTALSIIKSKINSAINTLVEITEEELLQNKHLFPEKIFNRALYVTQENQRVLKAVKALKNNSIQEIGSLLYQSHEGLQNLYEVSCEQLDFMVEFSKKFDFVKGSRMMGGGFGGCTINLIHKDKTEEYIGEISEAYKNKFSISLTPIHVSVSEGVSIKKI; from the coding sequence TTGAAAAATTCAAGAATTAACGAAAAAGAAATTCAATATCTGTTTAACGTATCGGAAAGCGACGTTATTGTTGAATCACCCGGAAGAATAAATCTCATCGGGGAACATATAGATTATAACGGAGGATTTGTACTCCCGGCTGCCATTGATAAAAAAATTACCTTTTTCTTTAAAAAAAATGACTCCGATTCCGTCTGTAACATTCAATCCGTAAATTATAATTCAGCATTTCAGTTAAACCTGAATAGCTTGAACAAAAGTGAAAATTCATGGGAAAATTACATTTTAGGTGTTTTATTTGGAATATCACAATTAAAACCTAACCATCTAAAAGGATTTGACTGTATCATTCAAAGCGAATTACCAATAGGTTCGGGAATAAGTTCATCGGCTGCACTGGAATGTGGAATGGCTAAGGGAATCAGCAACCTTTTTAATCTGCAGCTTACCGATATAGAAATTATTAAACTTTCCCGGGATGCCGAACATTCTTTTGTAGGCACCAAATGCGGTATTATGGATCAGTTTGCAGTAACCAAAGGAGTTGAAAATAATTTTATATTACTCGATTGCGACACTTTGGAATATGACTTAATTGAAACAGACCTCGAACCGTATACTATTTTATTGCTAAACACCAATGTATCCCACAACCTCGCAACAAGTTCGTATAACAAAAGACGTGAAGAGTGTGATACAGCATTATCAATTATTAAATCAAAAATAAATTCCGCCATCAACACCCTGGTTGAAATAACGGAAGAGGAACTATTACAAAACAAACATCTGTTCCCTGAGAAAATATTTAACAGGGCTTTATATGTGACACAGGAAAACCAAAGAGTTTTAAAAGCAGTAAAAGCCCTCAAAAACAACTCTATACAAGAAATTGGCTCTCTACTTTATCAATCCCATGAAGGCTTACAAAATTTGTATGAAGTAAGTTGTGAACAATTGGACTTTATGGTAGAATTCTCAAAAAAATTTGATTTTGTGAAAGGTTCCAGGATGATGGGTGGCGGTTTTGGCGGCTGTACCATTAACCTTATACATAAAGATAAAACCGAAGAATATATAGGAGAAATATCCGAAGCATATAAAAATAAATTTTCCATATCACTAACTCCCATTCATGTATCAGTAAGCGAAGGGGTTTCAATAAAAAAAATATGA
- a CDS encoding UDP-glucose--hexose-1-phosphate uridylyltransferase: MTDIETINKNPHRRYNILTGEWVLVSPHRTKRPWQGKKDKVQQTKLNEYDENCYLCPTNTRAGGEVNPDYKGTYSFVNDFSAILPDTVYQKFEDGLLKSEAEAGICKVICFSPNHSLTLPLMSVNEITDVVKLWKKEYTELGAKEQINYVQIFENKGAIMGCSNPHPHGQIWSHHSIPVEVQKKTKQQKEYWEKNKKSLLQDYLKQELIKDERILLKNKHFVALVPFWAVWPYETMIIPVNHYQNISQLNEEEETAFAEIIKKLTTKYDNLFEVSFPYSAGIHQSPTDGNKHEEWHFHMSFYPPLLRSAEIKKFMVGYEMFATPQRDITPELAAKTLMQLPEQHYSNQ, encoded by the coding sequence ATGACGGACATAGAGACAATAAATAAAAACCCGCACAGGAGGTATAATATATTAACAGGTGAATGGGTACTGGTGTCACCCCACCGTACAAAAAGGCCCTGGCAGGGGAAAAAAGACAAAGTTCAGCAAACCAAATTAAATGAATACGATGAAAATTGCTACCTCTGTCCCACAAACACAAGAGCTGGTGGCGAGGTAAACCCCGATTACAAGGGAACATACAGTTTTGTAAACGATTTTTCTGCTATCCTGCCAGATACTGTATACCAAAAATTTGAAGACGGTTTGCTTAAATCCGAAGCAGAAGCAGGAATTTGTAAAGTAATATGCTTTTCACCCAATCATTCCCTAACCTTACCCCTTATGTCGGTAAATGAAATTACCGATGTGGTAAAGCTTTGGAAAAAAGAATATACCGAACTGGGAGCGAAAGAGCAAATTAACTACGTTCAGATTTTCGAAAACAAAGGAGCTATTATGGGATGCAGCAATCCCCACCCACATGGCCAGATATGGTCACACCATTCTATCCCGGTTGAAGTACAGAAAAAAACAAAGCAACAAAAAGAGTACTGGGAAAAAAATAAAAAAAGCCTTTTACAGGACTACCTTAAACAGGAGCTCATCAAAGATGAACGCATATTGCTTAAAAACAAGCATTTTGTAGCCTTAGTACCTTTTTGGGCAGTTTGGCCGTACGAAACCATGATTATACCGGTTAATCACTATCAAAATATCAGTCAGCTCAATGAAGAAGAAGAAACGGCCTTTGCCGAAATTATAAAAAAGCTTACCACCAAATACGATAATCTTTTTGAAGTGTCCTTTCCTTATTCGGCTGGAATACACCAAAGCCCCACCGATGGAAATAAACACGAAGAATGGCATTTCCACATGTCCTTTTACCCACCTTTATTAAGGTCGGCAGAGATTAAAAAATTTATGGTAGGTTATGAAATGTTTGCAACACCACAACGGGATATCACCCCCGAACTGGCAGCAAAAACACTAATGCAATTGCCAGAACAACACTACAGCAACCAATAA